One region of Oryza glaberrima chromosome 7, OglaRS2, whole genome shotgun sequence genomic DNA includes:
- the LOC127779848 gene encoding probable WRKY transcription factor 57, whose protein sequence is MAMAGAGDWPFAADEAYADSSAIFAELGWANGLAVVDAVGELLPPLDPPGELATPPPPPLDLPETPAGSSADGAASSCSTDDADGGKPAAAFTEAASKSLTPGKKRARQPRFAFMTKSEIDHLEDGYRWRKYGQKAVKNSPFPRSYYRCTNSKCTVKKRVERSSDDPSVVITTYEGQHSHHTVTFPRAAGFSHIHAMAALAAAPFSAHQQLYSNLQPPPPTMPLAATTPASSSSLLQLPLHCNHELQVVASCGGYPSSSSSPPASVLPVDKGLLDDMVPRAMRHDG, encoded by the exons ATGGCCATGGCGGGCGCCGGCGACTGGCCGTTCGCCGCCGACGAAGCGTACGCCGACTCGTCGGCCATATTCGCCGAGCTCGGCTGGGCCAAcgggctcgccgtcgtcgacgccgtGGGGGAGCTACTGCCGCCGCTGGATCCACCGGGCGAGctggccacgccgccgccgccgccgctggatctgCCGGAGACGCCGGCCGGGTCCTCCGCGGacggcgccgcgtcgtcgtgctccaccgacgacgccgacggcgggAAGCCGGCCGCCGCGTTCACCGAGGCAGC GAGCAAGTCGCTGACGCCtgggaagaagagggcgcggcAACCGCGGTTCGCGTTCATGACGAAGAGCGAGATCGATCACCTGGAGGATGGCTATCGCTGGAGAAAGTATGGCCAGAAAGCCGTCAAGAACAGTCCTTTTCCAAG gagctACTACAGGTGCACGAACAGCAAGTGCACGGTGAAGAAGCGGGTGGAGCGCTCCTCCGACGACCCCTCCGTCGTCATCACCACCTACGAGGGCCAACACTCCCACCACACCGTCACCttcccccgcgccgccggcttctcGCACATCCACGCCATGGCCGCCCTGGCCGCCGCACCCTTCTCCGCGCACCAACAACTGTACAGCaacctgcagccgccgccgccgacgatgccgCTTGCTGCTACTactccggcgtcgtcgtcgtcgctgctacAGCTGCCTCTGCACTGCAACCATGAGCTGCAGGTTGTTGCCAGCTGCGGCGGCtacccgtcgtcgtcgtcgtcgccgccggcgagtgtTCTTCCCGTCGACAAGGGGCTCCTTGATGACATGGTGCCTAGGGCAATGAGGCATGATGGGTAG
- the LOC127779940 gene encoding probable inactive purple acid phosphatase 2, protein MLLFLLFLLAAGEAAAAAAATTLTATPAKLTQSDREITIRWSGLPDPDGLDYVGIYSPPTSSDRDFLGYLFLNGSATWRTGAGELTLPRLPNLRAPYQFRLFRWPAREYSYHHIDHDGNPLPHGRHRVAASGEVAFDSPSRPDQVHLSFADGVDEMRVMFVCGDGGRRVVRYGPAKEEGEGWKEVAAEVKTYEQKHMCDSPANSSVGWRDPGFVFDGLMKGLEPGRRYFYKVGSNSSGWSDTYSFISRDNEANETIAFLFGDMGTYIPYNTYVRTQDESLSTVKWILRDIQALGDKPAFISHIGDISYARGYAWVWDHFFNQIEPIAANTPYHVCIGNHEYDWPLQPWKPWWATGIYGTDGGGECGIPYSVKFRMPGNSFVPTGNGAPDTRNLYYSFDSGVVHFVYMSTETNFVQGSDQYNFIKADLEKVNRSRTPFIVFQGHRPMYTSSNEARDFAHRQQMLQNLEPLLVTYKVTLALWGHVHRYERFCPMKNFQCVNMSSSFVYPGAPVHLVIGMGGQDYQPFWQPRKDHPDVPVYPQPERSMYRGGEFGYTKLVATKEKLTLTYIGNHDGQVHDMVEIFSGQVSNNNGVPEVIDDTKLSTGVSTKLKIPLFSLEIVGSVMFALVLGFSLGFLIRRKKEAAQWTPVKNEET, encoded by the exons AtgcttctcttcctcctcttcctcctcgccgccggcgaggccgcggcggcggcggcggccaccacgcTCACCGCGACGCCGGCGAAGCTCACCCAGTCCGACCGCGAGATCACGATCCGGTGGTCGGGCCTCCCGGACCCGGACGGCCTCGACTACGTCGGCATCtactcgccgccgacctcctccgaCCGCGACTTCCTCGGCTACCTCTTCCTCAACGGCTCGGCCACCTGGCGCACGGGCGCCGGCGAGCTCACCCTCCCGCGCCTCCCCAACCTGCGCGCGCCCTACCAGTTCCGCCTCTTCCGCTGGCCCGCGAGGGAGTACTCCTACCACCACATCGACCACGACGGGAACCCGCTCCCCcacggccgccaccgcgtcgccgcctccggtgAGGTCGCCTTCGACTCCCCCTCCCGCCCCGACCAGGTGCACCTCTCGTTCGCCGACGGGGTCGACGAGATGCGGGTCATGTTCgtctgcggcgacggcgggaggagGGTGGTGAGGTACGggccggcgaaggaggagggggagggctgGAAGGAGGTGGCCGCGGAGGTGAAGACGTACGAGCAGAAGCACATGTGCGACTCGCCGGCGAACTCCTCCGTCGGGTGGAGGGATCCAGGGTTCGTCTTCGATGGACTCATGAAGGGATTGGAGCCCGGGAGGAGGTACTTCTACAAG GTTGGTAGCAACTCTTCAGGATGGAGCGATACGTACAGCTTCATTTCACGTGACAACGAAGCCAATGAAACTATTGCATTTCTCTTTGGTGACATGGGCACTTATATACCATATAACACCTATGTCCGCACGCAAGATGAAAGCTTGTCGACTGTAAAGTGGATACTTCGTGATATTCAAGCCCTTGGAGATAAGCCTGCATTTATTTCACACATTGGGGACATCAGCTATGCTAGAGGTTATGCTTGGGTATGGGATCACTTCTTCAACCAGATTGAGCCTATTGCTGCCAATACCCCATACCATGTCTGCATAGGAAATCATGAATATGATTGGCCATTGCAACCTTGGAAACCTTGGTGGGCAACTGGTATATATGGAACAGATGGTGGAGGTGAATGTGGCATACCTTACAGCGTAAAGTTCAGAATGCCTGGCAATTCTTTTGTGCCTACTGGCAATGGAGCTCCCGACACCCGAAATCTTTACTACTCCTTCGATTCAGGGGTTGTGCATTTTGTTTACATGTCAACTGAGACTAATTTTGTTCAGGGCAGTGACCAATACAACTTCATAAAAGCTGACCTAGAGAAGGTCAACCGAAGTAGAACTCCTTTCATTGTGTTTCAGGGCCACCGGCCAATGTATACATCAAGCAATGAAGCTAGGGATTTTGCTCATAGACAGCAGATGCTCCAGAACCTGGAACCACTCTTGGTAACATACAAAGTGACCCTTGCACTCTGGGGACATGTCCACAGGTACGAGAGGTTCTGCCCCATGAAAAACTTCCAATGTGTCAACATGTCATCAAGCTTCGTATACCCTGGTGCCCCTGTTCATCTTGTGATCGGGATGGGTGGTCAAGATTATCAACCATTCTGGCAGCCAAGGAAGGATCACCCTGATGTACCTGTCTATCCGCAGCCTGAGAGGTCTATGTACCGTGGTGGGGAGTTTGGATACACAAAACTTGTAGCTACAAAGGAGAAGTTGACACTAACGTACATCGGCAACCATGATGGGCAAGTCCATGATATGGTGGAGATATTCTCTGGGCAAGTATCTAATAACAATGGTGTTCCTGAGGTGATCGATGATACAAAGCTCAGCACAGGGGTCAGCACCAAACTGAAAATCCCTCTGTTCTCCTTGGAAATTGTAGGCAGCGTGATGTTTGCACTGGTTCTGGGTTTCTCTCTTGGATTTCTGATCAGAAGGAAGAAAGAAGCTGCACAGTGGACCCCAGTGAAGAACGAGGAGACCTAA
- the LOC127778509 gene encoding flavin-containing monooxygenase FMO GS-OX-like 8: protein MSTPLNLELERLSMLNPIMSSDRSSKKVCVVGAGMAGLAAARELRREGLDVTVLEQLAGVGGQWLYDAATDAGDPLGMAGVHSSVFASLRINGPRESIGFSDFPFRPTNDAGGDARRYPVHGELLRYIRDFCDAFGLMDAVRLNTTVTRVAMAPPRRDGSLRWAVRSKRHGEAETEEVFDAVVVAIGHYSQPRLPTIDGMDRWRRKQLHSHSYRVPDSFASEVVVIVGCSVSGAELALELRRVAKEVHLSTKSTEETITSAMSKSVARYENLHLRPQVEHLREDGTVVFDDGSFVVADAVIYCTGYNYSFPFLDTNGKVTVDDNRVGPLYEHVFPPELAPSLSFVGIPGKVVLPVFIEVQARWVAQVLSGRRTLPSPEEMQRAVEEHNRGMEAAGLPKRWTHDMFLDLERCDDYGERICGFPRMEQWKKEIFVSSLSDMVDDIENFRDGYHDSDLVRDALRRHGWTPAEEDDDAHK, encoded by the coding sequence ATGAGCACGCCATTGAATTTGGAGTTGGAGAGACTGTCCATGTTGAATCCAATCATGTCGTCGGATCGGAGCTCCAAGAAGGTGTGTGTCGTCGGCGCCGGGATGGCGGGGCTGGCGGCCGCGCGCGAGTTGCGGCGGGAGGGCCTCGACGTGACGGTGCTCgagcagctcgccggcgtcggcgggcagTGGCTGTACGACGCGGCGACCGACGCCGGCGACCCGCTCGGCATGGCCGGCGTGCACAGCAGCGTGTTCGCCTCGCTCCGTATCAACGGCCCGAGGGAGTCCATCGGCTTCTCCGACTTCCCGTTCCGCCCCACcaacgacgccggcggcgacgcgcggcggtACCCCGTCCACGGCGAGCTCCTCAGGTACATCAGGGACTTCTGCGACGCGTTCGGCCTCATGGACGCCGTCAGGCTCAACACGACGGTCACGCGAgtcgccatggcgccgccgcggcgcgacgGGTCGCTGCGGTGGGCGGTGAGGAGCAAGCGCCACGGCgaggcggagacggaggaggtgTTCGACGCCGTCGTGGTGGCCATCGGGCACTACTCGCAGCCAAGGCTCCCGACCATCGACGGGATGGATAGGTGGAGGAGGAAACAGCTCCATTCCCACTCGTACCGCGTCCCGGACTCCTTCGCCAGCGaggtcgtcgtcatcgttggGTGCAGCGTGAGCGGCGCAGAGCTCGCCCTTGAGCTCCGCCGCGTCGCCAAGGAGGTCCACCTCAGCACCAAGTCGACGGAGGAGACCATCACGTCGGCGATGTCCAAAAGTGTCGCCAGGTACGAAAACCTCCACCTGCGACCACAGGTCGAACACCTGCGCGAGGACGGGACTGTGGTGTTCGACGACGGCTcgttcgtcgtcgccgacgctgTCATCTACTGCACCGGGTACAACTACTCGTTCCCGTTCCTGGACACGAACGGGAAGGTCACCGTCGACGACAACCGCGTCGGGCCGCTGTACGAGCACGTGTTCCCGCCGGAGCtggcgccgtcgctgtcgttcGTGGGCATCCCGGGCAAGGTGGTCCTGCCGGTGTTCATCGAGGTGCAGGCGAGGTGGGTGGCGCAGGTGCTGTCCGGGCGGAGGAcgctgccgtcgccggaggAGATGCAGCGCGCCGTCGAGGAGCACAACCGCGGCATGGAGGCCGCCGGGTTGCCGAAGCGGTGGACGCATGACATGTTCTTGGACCTGGAACGCTGCGACGACTACGGCGAGCGCATCTGCGGCTTCCCGCGGATGGAACAGTGGAAGAAGGAGATCTTTGTGTCGTCCCTCTCCGACATGGTCGACGACATCGAGAACTTCCGCGACGGCTACCACGACAGCGACCTCGTCCGCGACGCCCTGCGCCGGCACGGTTGGACTCccgccgaggaggacgacgacgcccaCAAATAA